One Planktothrix sp. FACHB-1365 genomic window carries:
- the pstS gene encoding phosphate ABC transporter substrate-binding protein PstS, with translation MLFRLNSINPSRQFVAKCSALALSLSLTACGGTNTTTTAPNPTTGTQGTPTATNTTAPNTTSGAAQLISLEQPVNLVGAGATFPAPLYQRWFSDIGGGTKNLQIDYQSVGSGAGVERFVQGLVQFGASDVAMKDDEISKVTNGVLMLPMTAGSIVLAYNVPELAELKLSQQNLVDIFSGKITNWNDPALATDNPGITLPDLPIQVVYRSDGSGTTGVFTKNLSAMSEDWKNSIGEGKTVQWPVGIGAKGNDGVTAQINQTPGAIGYVEYGYAKSANLKMADLQNKAGNFVKPTDAAAAKTLEAVELPEDLRAFITNPDGADSYPIVTYSWIMAYQKYDNPEVAKSVEAMIQYGLTEGQKISPELGYVPLPPAVVKKVAEKADQISPDFTIKVE, from the coding sequence ATGCTATTCCGTCTGAATTCTATTAATCCCTCTCGTCAGTTTGTAGCTAAATGTTCAGCGTTAGCCCTAAGTTTGAGTTTAACGGCCTGTGGCGGGACTAATACCACCACAACGGCTCCAAATCCGACAACTGGTACACAGGGAACGCCGACGGCGACCAACACCACAGCCCCCAATACAACTTCTGGTGCGGCTCAATTAATTAGTTTGGAACAACCCGTTAACTTAGTGGGTGCAGGAGCTACATTCCCGGCGCCTTTGTATCAACGCTGGTTTAGTGATATTGGTGGGGGAACCAAAAACCTACAAATTGATTATCAATCTGTAGGAAGTGGTGCCGGGGTAGAACGATTTGTCCAGGGGTTAGTTCAATTTGGCGCTAGTGATGTCGCCATGAAAGATGATGAAATTTCCAAAGTCACCAACGGGGTTTTAATGCTACCGATGACGGCGGGAAGTATTGTATTAGCTTATAATGTCCCTGAGTTAGCTGAATTAAAATTATCTCAACAAAATCTAGTTGATATCTTTTCGGGTAAAATCACCAACTGGAATGACCCAGCACTGGCTACAGATAATCCGGGTATTACCCTCCCTGATTTACCCATCCAAGTTGTTTATCGGTCTGATGGCAGTGGAACAACCGGGGTTTTCACTAAAAATTTAAGCGCCATGAGTGAAGATTGGAAAAATAGTATTGGAGAAGGGAAAACCGTTCAATGGCCCGTTGGAATTGGCGCCAAGGGCAATGATGGGGTAACGGCTCAAATCAATCAAACCCCTGGGGCGATTGGTTATGTGGAATATGGTTATGCGAAAAGTGCTAACTTGAAGATGGCTGATTTGCAAAACAAAGCCGGAAATTTTGTCAAACCAACAGATGCAGCCGCCGCAAAAACCTTGGAAGCTGTGGAATTACCGGAAGATTTACGGGCTTTTATCACCAATCCTGACGGCGCTGATTCCTATCCGATTGTGACCTACTCTTGGATCATGGCTTATCAAAAATATGATAATCCCGAAGTTGCCAAGTCTGTTGAAGCCATGATTCAATATGGATTAACTGAAGGCCAAAAAATTAGTCCTGAACTAGGGTATGTGCCTTTACCCCCAGCCGTTGTTAAAAAAGTGGCGGAAAAAGCCGATCAAATTAGCCCAGACTTTACGATTAAAGTTGAGTAA
- a CDS encoding NblA/ycf18 family protein, producing the protein MKTPANLSLEQQFKLQVLKEQVKTLNLEEAQDYLIELLCQSMVKDNLLRQWIKNP; encoded by the coding sequence ATGAAAACGCCTGCAAACCTCAGTCTTGAACAACAATTCAAGTTACAAGTTCTAAAAGAACAAGTCAAAACCTTAAATTTAGAAGAAGCCCAAGATTATTTAATAGAATTGTTATGCCAAAGTATGGTTAAAGATAATCTCCTACGTCAATGGATTAAAAACCCTTAA
- a CDS encoding anaerobic sulfatase maturase, whose amino-acid sequence MGTRLKNAPLAFHLLAKPTGAICNLDCQYCFFLAKEQLYPGSKFRMTDEVLENYIQQLLESHQTPEVTVAWQGGEPTLMGLEFFERSLELVEKYKKPGQQIIHTLQTNGTTLDDQWGRFFKQHNFLIGLSIDGPQPFHDVYRVDKRGRGSFEQVMQGWKILKKHQVDVNILCTVNAVNGNHPLEVYRFFRDDLGVEFIQFIPIIERVNADGSTLIQSGHQVTERSVKPEQFGQFLIAIFDEWVRRDVGKIFIQHFDAALANWVGVQPGVCIFSKTCGTALALEHNGDLYSCDHFVEPDYKLGNIQETHMIELIASEKQYQFGQAKFDSLPNYCRNCEVRFACNGGCPKNRFIETPDGEAGLNYLCAGYKAFFTHINQPMTMMAELLRQGRYADEVMQLLAQKRQQKPVGFGKN is encoded by the coding sequence ATGGGAACCCGACTGAAGAACGCGCCTTTGGCATTTCATTTGCTGGCAAAACCTACTGGGGCAATTTGTAATTTGGATTGTCAGTATTGCTTTTTCTTAGCTAAAGAGCAACTGTATCCGGGTAGCAAGTTTCGCATGACCGATGAGGTATTGGAGAACTATATTCAGCAGTTGTTAGAATCCCATCAAACCCCAGAAGTGACGGTGGCTTGGCAGGGGGGAGAACCAACATTAATGGGGTTAGAGTTTTTTGAGCGATCGCTAGAATTAGTAGAAAAATATAAGAAACCCGGACAGCAGATTATTCATACTCTGCAAACCAATGGTACAACACTCGATGATCAGTGGGGACGATTTTTTAAACAGCACAATTTCTTAATTGGACTCAGTATTGATGGCCCCCAACCGTTCCATGATGTCTATCGGGTAGATAAGCGGGGACGGGGGAGTTTTGAACAGGTAATGCAGGGTTGGAAAATCTTAAAAAAGCATCAGGTTGATGTTAATATTCTCTGTACTGTTAATGCGGTTAATGGTAATCATCCGTTAGAAGTTTATCGCTTTTTTCGAGATGATTTAGGGGTTGAATTTATCCAGTTTATTCCGATTATTGAACGGGTCAATGCAGATGGTTCAACGTTAATTCAATCGGGTCATCAAGTAACAGAACGATCAGTTAAACCCGAACAGTTTGGACAATTTCTGATCGCTATTTTTGATGAGTGGGTGCGACGAGATGTGGGTAAAATTTTTATTCAACATTTTGACGCGGCTTTGGCAAATTGGGTGGGTGTGCAACCAGGGGTTTGTATTTTTTCTAAAACCTGTGGAACGGCGTTAGCGTTGGAGCATAATGGGGATCTGTATTCCTGTGATCACTTTGTGGAACCGGACTATAAACTGGGTAATATTCAGGAAACCCACATGATCGAATTAATTGCTTCTGAAAAACAATATCAATTTGGTCAGGCTAAATTTGATTCTTTGCCGAACTATTGCCGTAACTGTGAGGTGCGTTTTGCTTGCAATGGAGGTTGTCCGAAAAACCGCTTTATTGAAACCCCGGATGGAGAAGCAGGTTTAAATTATTTATGTGCGGGATATAAAGCCTTTTTTACTCATATTAATCAACCGATGACGATGATGGCAGAATTATTGCGTCAAGGTCGTTATGCGGATGAAGTAATGCAACTGTTGGCACAAAAACGGCAACAAAAACCCGTTGGATTTGGTAAGAATTAG
- the pstA gene encoding phosphate ABC transporter permease PstA, translating into MSNLSQKTNYAGSQGFSLIRNSKSSRDIFEFLMTGIATACILITLIPLFAVLFYVLVKGAGRLNLDLFTKLPPVAGQTTGGIASAILGTIQVVAIATIVAVPFGVLAAIFLSEFGKNGQVVRWIRFITNVLSGVPSIIAGVFAYSFIVLKMGTFSVVAGAIALAILMLPTIIRTTDEALQIVPQEIRWASVGVGASNYQTALQVVLPAALPAILTGVTLAVARAAGETAPLLFTVVYTNNWPKGPLSPTLPSLAYLVYEFARGFDKVLQEFAWAASLVLVALVLLTSVIARFATRQKQF; encoded by the coding sequence ATGTCAAATCTCTCCCAAAAAACGAACTATGCTGGAAGTCAAGGTTTCAGTTTAATTCGCAATTCTAAAAGTTCCCGTGACATTTTTGAATTTTTAATGACTGGAATTGCAACAGCTTGCATTTTGATCACCTTGATTCCGCTTTTTGCAGTTTTATTTTATGTTTTAGTTAAGGGGGCTGGGCGTTTAAATTTAGATTTATTTACCAAGCTTCCCCCCGTTGCGGGTCAAACAACCGGAGGCATTGCCAGTGCTATTCTTGGCACAATACAAGTGGTGGCAATTGCTACTATAGTTGCTGTTCCCTTTGGGGTTTTAGCTGCCATTTTTCTTTCGGAATTTGGCAAAAATGGTCAAGTTGTGCGTTGGATTCGATTTATTACAAATGTTTTGAGTGGTGTTCCTTCAATTATTGCGGGGGTGTTTGCTTATAGTTTTATTGTGTTAAAAATGGGAACCTTTTCAGTGGTGGCGGGCGCTATTGCGCTTGCGATTTTGATGTTACCTACCATTATTCGTACCACCGATGAAGCTCTACAAATTGTACCCCAAGAGATTCGTTGGGCGTCCGTTGGGGTAGGAGCTTCTAATTATCAAACAGCATTACAAGTGGTGCTTCCTGCCGCCTTACCCGCCATTTTAACCGGGGTAACCTTAGCTGTTGCCAGGGCTGCTGGAGAAACTGCACCCCTATTATTTACCGTTGTTTATACCAATAACTGGCCTAAAGGCCCCCTGTCTCCCACCCTTCCCTCCCTCGCCTATTTAGTTTATGAATTTGCCAGAGGATTTGATAAAGTTTTACAGGAGTTTGCTTGGGCAGCATCCCTGGTATTGGTGGCTTTAGTGTTATTAACGAGCGTAATTGCCCGATTTGCGACTCGTCAAAAACAGTTTTAA
- the pstB gene encoding phosphate ABC transporter ATP-binding protein PstB, with the protein MYDVHQYASVEMETVIQTENIDIYYGDFKAVRGVCLDIPKNRVTAFIGPSGCGKSTILRCFNRLNDLIQGFRLKGNIFYHNQNLYAPNVDPVEVRRRIGMVFQKPNPFPKSIYDNIAYGVRVNGLAKNKAQLDEIVEKSLRQAVLWDEVKDKLGQSGFALSGGQQQRLCIARAIAINPDVVLMDEPCASLDPISTLAVEDLLHELKQNYTIIIVTHNMQQATRVADMTAFFNAKAIEGGKRFGYLVEYDDTQTIFQNPKEEATQQYVSGRFG; encoded by the coding sequence ATGTACGATGTTCATCAGTATGCCTCGGTAGAAATGGAAACGGTCATCCAAACTGAAAATATTGATATCTATTATGGTGATTTCAAGGCTGTTCGGGGCGTTTGTTTAGACATTCCTAAAAATAGAGTCACGGCTTTTATTGGGCCGTCAGGCTGCGGAAAAAGTACGATTTTACGCTGTTTTAATCGCCTTAATGATTTAATTCAAGGATTTCGATTAAAGGGAAATATATTCTATCATAATCAAAATCTGTATGCCCCTAATGTTGATCCCGTAGAAGTTCGTCGTCGCATTGGGATGGTGTTTCAAAAACCCAATCCTTTCCCCAAATCAATTTATGATAATATTGCCTACGGAGTCCGGGTAAATGGATTAGCTAAAAATAAAGCCCAATTAGATGAAATTGTCGAAAAATCCCTGCGTCAAGCTGTATTATGGGATGAAGTAAAAGATAAATTGGGTCAAAGTGGTTTTGCTTTATCTGGCGGTCAGCAACAACGACTTTGTATTGCCCGCGCTATTGCAATTAATCCTGATGTCGTGTTAATGGATGAACCCTGTGCTTCTTTAGACCCCATTTCGACTTTAGCCGTTGAAGATTTACTTCACGAACTCAAACAAAATTACACCATTATTATTGTTACTCACAATATGCAGCAAGCCACACGGGTTGCAGATATGACGGCATTTTTTAACGCCAAAGCTATAGAAGGTGGAAAACGCTTTGGCTATTTAGTGGAATATGATGACACCCAAACCATCTTCCAAAATCCCAAAGAAGAAGCCACTCAACAATATGTTAGTGGTCGGTTTGGATAA
- the pstC gene encoding phosphate ABC transporter permease subunit PstC — protein sequence MVLPNQNVTGIPQSRSPIEKTLDQGFVWLTRLMAWGIIVVLLLLGFPIAQQAIPAIQEFGLGFLFSSSWNPVNNQYGAFPMIYGTLVSSFIALLFAVPLGLGTAIFLSEDFIPLSIRTALTFLVELLAAIPSVVYGLWGIFVLIPFLRPFQMFMYQNFGWIPLFSTPPAGPGMFPAGVILAIMILPIITAIARDSLASLPPDLRQASLGLGATRWVTIFRVLIPAAFSGIVGGIMLGLGRAMGETMAATMIIGNSNNLKISLFAPGNTIASLMANQFPEASGLQVSALMYAGLVLFALTLLVNIAAEWIVNQVKAKYQ from the coding sequence ATGGTCTTACCCAATCAAAATGTAACAGGAATTCCTCAATCTCGTTCCCCGATCGAAAAAACCCTGGATCAAGGGTTTGTGTGGCTAACACGCCTGATGGCTTGGGGTATTATTGTTGTTTTATTATTATTGGGTTTTCCCATCGCTCAACAAGCCATTCCAGCCATTCAAGAGTTTGGGTTAGGATTTTTATTTAGTAGTTCTTGGAACCCGGTTAACAATCAATATGGTGCGTTTCCCATGATTTATGGGACGCTGGTGAGTTCATTCATTGCGTTATTATTTGCTGTTCCTTTGGGGTTAGGAACTGCGATTTTCTTAAGTGAGGATTTTATTCCCCTTTCAATTCGTACCGCTTTAACGTTTTTGGTGGAATTGTTGGCGGCGATTCCCAGTGTCGTTTATGGTCTTTGGGGTATTTTTGTCTTAATTCCTTTTTTAAGACCTTTTCAAATGTTTATGTATCAAAATTTCGGCTGGATACCGTTATTTAGTACCCCTCCGGCTGGCCCTGGAATGTTTCCGGCCGGGGTGATTTTAGCGATTATGATTCTGCCGATTATTACCGCTATTGCCAGGGATTCCTTAGCCAGTTTACCCCCTGATTTACGTCAAGCTTCCTTGGGTTTGGGGGCAACTCGTTGGGTGACAATCTTTCGAGTTTTAATTCCGGCTGCTTTTTCGGGAATTGTTGGGGGAATTATGTTAGGTCTGGGACGAGCGATGGGAGAAACAATGGCAGCCACGATGATTATTGGAAACTCGAATAATCTAAAAATTTCCCTATTTGCTCCCGGGAATACCATTGCCTCTTTGATGGCAAATCAATTCCCAGAAGCCTCTGGTTTACAAGTTTCGGCTCTCATGTATGCTGGATTAGTGTTATTTGCTCTCACCTTATTAGTTAATATTGCTGCGGAGTGGATTGTTAATCAAGTTAAAGCGAAATACCAATAA
- a CDS encoding phycobiliprotein lyase, which yields MDAMEFFRKSAGTWRSQRTTHHLAFRQAEKGFSDIQVTSLDAGDPRVIEICQMHEVDPSLAAGGAYVTWAGEMAWDKDDENHKGSTVFAIVPDAENPRKGKMLRERGYAEIMPVAGEFEMDEDDALILITEYETMSSIERFWFVGSDVRMRTSAVKRFGGFNTSTFCTEIRVNPDAENSSESTPEDSQFYSAFGW from the coding sequence ATGGATGCAATGGAATTTTTTCGCAAGAGTGCGGGGACATGGCGATCGCAACGAACCACTCACCATTTAGCCTTTAGACAAGCTGAGAAAGGATTTTCTGATATTCAAGTCACCAGCTTAGATGCAGGCGATCCTAGAGTCATCGAAATTTGTCAGATGCACGAAGTTGACCCCAGTTTAGCCGCCGGAGGAGCTTATGTCACCTGGGCGGGGGAAATGGCTTGGGATAAGGACGATGAAAACCATAAAGGATCAACGGTATTTGCTATTGTTCCTGACGCGGAAAATCCCCGGAAAGGCAAAATGTTGCGAGAACGGGGTTATGCAGAAATTATGCCCGTGGCGGGTGAGTTTGAAATGGATGAAGATGATGCCTTAATTTTAATTACTGAATATGAAACCATGAGTTCCATTGAACGCTTTTGGTTTGTGGGTTCAGATGTACGAATGCGAACCAGTGCTGTTAAACGATTTGGTGGGTTTAATACTTCGACATTTTGTACGGAAATTCGGGTTAATCCTGATGCTGAAAATTCATCAGAATCAACCCCTGAAGATAGCCAATTTTATTCAGCTTTCGGTTGGTAA
- a CDS encoding NACHT domain-containing NTPase, with protein MIEIESSFDMLSWDDFLEIVADEQGLVNADERDAFSTRFAKEHLKEQTSDASIATNLNISESHFRRHLGKVYTAFKNRYPELATDTKGKFKILHSCLTQEYRQRQEQEKLLPQPQTTISSIPDINWHQTCQSRLDAYEERFFKNNPLTGINFYVPLGLVEPKREQEKRQKQEVNPEDGSQFYQLPETEITKTYSEPNQFFEEVLRQGNSKSKGQRLAVIGEPGAGKTTLLYQIARWILQENLGYPILIRLADVDKPIRDYLTQNWLRDATGSLTGVSPEWVAGFERLMKPLPNPPLKGEGTGKHGGTNSPRLVGEGLGERSNSETLRPNPPNPPSLQGNGGTNSPRLAGEGSGERSNSPRLAGEGSGERSKQVYLLLDAVDEMGITSPLVTINQQLAEGWTQGLRVVLTCRLNVWEGEKNALRDFDVYRNLDFNSQQIQEFIEQWFNNATQSQELLKQLNETNQTRINDLIKNPLRLALLCRTWKRGQKLPETQAGLYQRLVKGHYQWKDEQKPFQIPFEVQECLHEQLGELAKNAINREQYRFRLEEKFVEQYLGKPQQENTRFDWALKLGWLNRVGLASVEERDSDQAVYAFFHPTFQEYFAALAINDWDYFLPRNHVNSPVEGKEYRIFQPQWKQVILLWLGRDDVEKGEKEAFIEKLVNFDDGCDFYCYRAYFLSAAGINEFKECSLSDEIVETIVALVLGYFDIEKQEWITFLEPIEEGTRKVLPETIREKAIANLIRVLETTESEDTRRNVANSLEKIAVGNELAIQTLIEVLETNKDEDTRGWFAYSLGKIDPGNELAIQALIRVLETTEHEGTRWRVADSLGEIAVGNELAIQALIRVLETTEDKQTVILVADILGFLETTYPGNKLGIQALIRVLETSEDELTRWQVVSRLEEIDPKNELAIQALIRVLETTEDEDTRWRVAEILGEIDPENELAIQALIRVLETTENKMTRWRVANSLEKIAVGNELAIRALIRVLETTEDEDTRWKVAWNLGRIDSGNELAIQVLIWVLETTENEDTPWRVFGSLEDIAVGNELAIRALIRVLETTENELTCRSATYSLGKIIKTQKQYADVVFAFKHNLTNEAFENNSILYADCYKLLWKCAQNLPYPKFYQAWHHNTFTPNSNNNNCHSERSEESQRSFASLRSAQDDIIINSEMSDNTPVGNTPTARQLEQQFTDICTQLPHLPLHCININKLLTLNTKNEFIQAFCNRLYQKLLPDITPPEVQTPANLETKIIHLKQQLQTPHLFILLLADGTPTPEVIDCCDYLTDVLHLGWITPDPLPLPFPQRSFVASQDNLLKAVESWVREY; from the coding sequence ATGATTGAAATTGAATCATCTTTTGATATGCTGTCTTGGGATGACTTTCTGGAAATTGTTGCAGATGAACAGGGTTTAGTTAACGCTGATGAACGCGATGCGTTTTCAACTCGGTTTGCGAAAGAACATTTAAAAGAACAAACATCAGATGCTTCAATTGCTACAAATTTGAATATTAGTGAATCTCATTTTAGGCGACACTTGGGTAAAGTTTATACTGCTTTTAAAAATCGTTATCCTGAGTTGGCAACCGATACAAAAGGTAAGTTTAAAATTCTACATAGTTGTTTAACACAAGAATATCGCCAGCGTCAAGAACAAGAAAAACTCCTACCTCAACCCCAAACAACAATATCCTCAATTCCTGATATTAACTGGCATCAAACCTGTCAATCTCGCCTCGACGCCTACGAAGAACGCTTTTTCAAGAATAACCCGTTAACGGGGATTAATTTTTATGTGCCTTTGGGGTTAGTGGAACCGAAACGGGAACAGGAAAAACGACAAAAACAGGAAGTTAACCCAGAGGACGGGTCACAATTTTATCAATTACCGGAAACGGAAATAACGAAAACCTACAGCGAACCGAATCAATTTTTTGAGGAAGTTTTACGGCAAGGGAATAGTAAAAGCAAAGGTCAACGGTTGGCGGTGATTGGGGAACCTGGGGCGGGAAAAACAACGTTATTATATCAAATTGCTCGATGGATTTTACAGGAAAATTTAGGCTATCCGATTTTAATTCGGTTGGCAGATGTTGATAAACCGATACGGGATTATTTAACTCAAAATTGGTTACGGGATGCGACAGGAAGTTTAACAGGGGTTTCGCCGGAATGGGTTGCTGGGTTTGAAAGGTTGATGAAACCCCTCCCTAACCCTCCCCTAAAAGGAGAGGGAACTGGAAAGCATGGGGGAACAAACTCCCCTCGCCTTGTAGGAGAGGGGTTGGGGGAGAGGTCGAACTCCGAGACGTTGAGACCTAACCCCCCTAACCCCCCTTCCCTGCAAGGGAATGGGGGAACAAACTCCCCTCGCCTTGCAGGAGAGGGGTCGGGGGAGAGGTCGAACTCCCCTCGCCTTGCAGGAGAGGGGTCGGGGGAGAGGTCAAAACAGGTTTACTTACTCCTCGACGCCGTTGATGAAATGGGGATAACGTCACCTTTGGTAACAATTAATCAACAGTTGGCGGAAGGATGGACGCAGGGGTTACGGGTGGTGTTAACTTGTCGGTTGAATGTTTGGGAGGGGGAGAAAAACGCTTTAAGGGATTTTGATGTTTATCGCAATTTAGATTTTAATTCCCAACAGATTCAGGAATTTATTGAACAATGGTTTAACAATGCAACCCAGAGTCAGGAGTTATTAAAACAGTTAAATGAAACCAACCAAACCCGGATTAATGATTTAATTAAAAATCCCCTGCGGTTAGCGTTATTATGTCGGACTTGGAAACGGGGGCAAAAATTACCGGAAACCCAAGCGGGACTTTATCAACGGTTGGTGAAGGGTCATTATCAATGGAAGGATGAACAGAAACCGTTTCAAATTCCATTCGAGGTGCAAGAATGTCTCCATGAACAGTTAGGAGAATTAGCGAAAAATGCGATAAACCGTGAACAATATCGGTTTCGCTTAGAGGAAAAATTTGTTGAACAGTATTTAGGAAAACCGCAGCAAGAAAATACTCGATTTGATTGGGCGTTAAAATTAGGATGGTTAAATCGGGTGGGGTTAGCATCCGTTGAGGAAAGAGATTCAGACCAAGCGGTTTATGCCTTTTTCCATCCCACGTTTCAGGAATATTTTGCGGCTTTAGCGATTAATGATTGGGATTATTTTTTACCTCGAAATCATGTGAATAGTCCGGTGGAGGGGAAAGAGTATCGTATTTTTCAACCCCAATGGAAACAGGTGATTTTATTATGGTTGGGGCGTGATGATGTGGAGAAAGGGGAGAAAGAGGCGTTTATTGAGAAGTTAGTTAATTTTGATGATGGGTGTGATTTTTATTGCTATCGTGCCTATTTTTTATCGGCTGCGGGAATTAATGAGTTTAAAGAATGTAGTTTATCGGATGAAATTGTAGAAACTATTGTTGCATTGGTATTGGGTTATTTTGATATTGAGAAGCAAGAATGGATAACTTTTCTTGAACCTATAGAGGAAGGTACAAGAAAAGTATTACCAGAGACTATTAGAGAAAAAGCGATCGCTAATTTAATTCGGGTTTTAGAAACTACTGAGTCTGAAGATACTCGCAGGAATGTTGCCAATAGTTTAGAGAAAATTGCCGTTGGAAATGAGTTAGCAATACAGACGCTAATTGAAGTCTTAGAAACCAATAAGGATGAAGATACTCGCGGGTGGTTTGCCTATAGTTTAGGGAAAATTGACCCTGGTAATGAGTTAGCAATACAGGCGTTAATCCGGGTCTTAGAAACTACTGAGCATGAAGGTACTCGCTGGAGGGTTGCCGATAGCTTAGGGGAAATTGCCGTTGGGAATGAGTTAGCGATACAAGCGTTAATTCGGGTCTTAGAAACTACTGAGGATAAACAGACTGTTATTTTGGTTGCCGATATTTTAGGTTTTTTAGAGACAACTTACCCTGGAAATAAGTTAGGGATACAAGCGTTAATTCGAGTTTTAGAAACCAGTGAAGATGAATTGACTCGCTGGCAGGTTGTCTCTCGTTTAGAGGAAATTGACCCTAAAAATGAGTTAGCTATACAAGCGTTAATTCGAGTTTTAGAAACTACTGAGGATGAAGATACTCGCTGGAGGGTTGCTGAGATTTTAGGGGAAATTGACCCTGAAAATGAGTTAGCTATACAAGCGTTAATTCGAGTTTTAGAAACTACTGAAAATAAAATGACTCGCTGGAGGGTTGCCAATAGTTTAGAGAAAATTGCCGTTGGAAATGAGTTAGCTATACGGGCGTTAATTCGAGTTTTAGAAACTACTGAGGATGAAGATACTCGCTGGAAGGTTGCCTGGAATTTAGGGAGAATTGATTCTGGAAATGAGTTAGCAATACAGGTGTTAATTTGGGTCTTAGAAACTACTGAGAATGAAGATACTCCCTGGAGAGTTTTCGGTAGTTTAGAGGATATTGCCGTTGGAAATGAGTTGGCTATACGGGCGTTAATTCGAGTTTTAGAAACTACTGAAAATGAATTGACTTGCAGGAGTGCTACCTATAGTTTAGGCAAAATTATCAAAACACAAAAACAATATGCAGATGTGGTTTTTGCCTTCAAGCATAACCTTACTAACGAAGCTTTCGAGAATAATAGTATACTTTATGCCGACTGCTATAAACTCCTCTGGAAATGCGCCCAAAATCTACCTTATCCCAAATTTTATCAAGCATGGCATCACAACACTTTTACTCCAAATTCTAATAATAACAATTGTCATTCTGAGCGAAGCGAAGAATCTCAGAGATCCTTCGCTTCACTGCGTTCCGCTCAGGATGACATTATAATAAATAGTGAAATGAGCGATAATACCCCCGTTGGTAATACCCCAACCGCGCGACAATTAGAACAACAATTCACCGATATTTGTACCCAACTTCCTCACCTCCCCCTCCACTGTATCAACATCAATAAACTACTAACCCTCAACACCAAAAACGAATTTATCCAAGCATTTTGTAACCGTCTTTATCAAAAACTCTTACCCGATATAACTCCTCCCGAAGTGCAGACCCCCGCTAACCTAGAAACCAAAATTATCCACCTGAAACAGCAACTCCAAACCCCCCATCTGTTCATACTGTTACTCGCAGACGGGACACCCACCCCCGAAGTCATCGACTGTTGCGACTATCTCACGGACGTCTTACACCTCGGTTGGATAACTCCTGACCCCCTCCCGTTACCATTCCCGCAACGTTCCTTTGTGGCATCGCAGGACAATTTATTAAAAGCAGTTGAAAGTTGGGTTAGGGAATATTAA